In Deferribacterota bacterium, the sequence AAGTCCACAAATCCTGCTTAATATTACACCAATACCTGATTTATAAACACTAAACCTAAAGGGATTTGTTTTCATATATAATAATGTTCTTTACATAAATTTATATCACTTGTATAGTAAATAAAATAATTAATATTAAAGAGTATTAATAATTGACTAAATCTGAATTAATTAAAGAAGTTTACAAAAATAACCAAAACCTAAATAAAAAACACATTGAATTTATTATAAATGAAGTATTTAACCAAATTAAAATAGCTCTAAGTGATGAGAATAGGGTTGAAATAAGAGGATTTGGGACCTTTCACACTCGAATAAATAAACCAAAAATTGCAAGAAACCCCAAAACTGGCAAACAGATAGTAACGAAAGCCAAAATACATCCAACATTTAAACCAGGCAAAGATATTAAAAAGCTATTGATCGAAAAATCAAAGGAGTTAAATCTTAAATAACGATCTATTTACGATTTACAACTAGCACAAGAGGCAGACGAACAGGAAGAACAGCTGCTACCTTTGCCAGATGCAATTCCTGTGGTCGAAAAAGTTGAAAACAGCTTAGTTATATTAGTAGAATTGCATGATGGGCATGCTATATTTGTAAAGTTACTACCATAAACTAGCTTTGTAAACTTTTCACCACAATCCCCGCATCTATATTCATACAAAGGCATTATTAAATTACCCTATTTATTAATATATTTTTTTAATGCATCTTCATATACGCTTTTAGCTTGTACACCTATAAATTGTTCAACAATATTGCCTTTATCAAAAATTATAACTGTTGGTATGCTCATAATACCATATTTAGCTGCAAGATTTTGATTTTCATCAACATTTACCTTCACTACTTTTACTTTGCCATCGTAATCTTTTGATAATTGCTCCAATAAAGGTGTAAGCATTTTACATGGCCCGCACCACTCAGCCCAAAAATCAACTAATACAGGTGTATCACTCTTTAACACCTCTTCTTCAAAACTATCTTCATTAATAACTTGAGCCATATGATACCTCCAATTGACAACTTGTAATTTTACAATATAAATTATATAAAATTAATTGTCAATATAATTTACATTTTATCAATTATAAATACAACTATTATTATATGGGCAAAATCTACAACTATCAGAGTATATAAATTTACATTTATATATTATGCCTAGTCGCGTTAATGAGAAATCAAACTTAACTGGATCATTTGAGGATATTTTTTTGAAATATTTATCTAAGGCATTAATATTTTTATAATTACATTGTTTATACTTGATTAAACCAGTGTTATATGCAAAATTCAATATATGTGTATCTAGTGGATATTTTAACTCCTTAGGTGAATAGTTTTTCCAAAGACCTAAATCTATAGAATCTTTTCTTACCATCCACCTAAAAAACATATTATATCTTTTTGAGGTTAGATAATTATCCTTTGGGAATAAAAAATAATAACCCCTGCCAGCAGATCTATTTGCCCCATATGTTCTAGCAAATTCTATAAATTTAGTGTAGGCTAATTCTAAATTATTAGAAAATGAAAGAAAGAAATTCTCTAGAGAATTAAAATTAGTATATACATATTTTAAAAGGCTAACTAATATTTTTATATCCTTTGAGTTTTGAAATCTATAATAGATATCTTTATCAAAGGTGCTATTAATATTAAAAGGATCCCTGCCAATAGAAATAAAAAACTTCTTTAAAAATTTTTT encodes:
- a CDS encoding HU family DNA-binding protein — protein: MTKSELIKEVYKNNQNLNKKHIEFIINEVFNQIKIALSDENRVEIRGFGTFHTRINKPKIARNPKTGKQIVTKAKIHPTFKPGKDIKKLLIEKSKELNLK
- a CDS encoding zinc ribbon domain-containing protein — protein: MPLYEYRCGDCGEKFTKLVYGSNFTNIACPSCNSTNITKLFSTFSTTGIASGKGSSCSSCSSASCASCKS
- the trxA gene encoding thioredoxin — its product is MAQVINEDSFEEEVLKSDTPVLVDFWAEWCGPCKMLTPLLEQLSKDYDGKVKVVKVNVDENQNLAAKYGIMSIPTVIIFDKGNIVEQFIGVQAKSVYEDALKKYINK
- a CDS encoding TIGR02757 family protein, coding for MENVILARSRTNFYHQIYKEFNNSIYIKSDPLELVYILEGHKEYISFITAIFSYGRVNSIKKFLKKFFISIGRDPFNINSTFDKDIYYRFQNSKDIKILVSLLKYVYTNFNSLENFFLSFSNNLELAYTKFIEFARTYGANRSAGRGYYFLFPKDNYLTSKRYNMFFRWMVRKDSIDLGLWKNYSPKELKYPLDTHILNFAYNTGLIKYKQCNYKNINALDKYFKKISSNDPVKFDFSLTRLGIIYKCKFIYSDSCRFCPYNNSCIYN